A genome region from Bordetella genomosp. 10 includes the following:
- a CDS encoding extracellular solute-binding protein, producing the protein MAASRARRSFLTTAAALAPALLGLPRLARAAAQCGAGVVVGMPAGPRQALLHEVLDPLLAPAGLVPAYQTASALAQGTRIRAEIGARRPTLDLVVLRDRDLHAIQAEGGLASVDAQAVPRGAHLLAPFKSSSALVHAWTGLVLVYDKSRFKTPPDSLAALVEPATQDAASRDAGVKDGGSAASAAKDHVGLLDGMAGTLAVAGSLALGKGAADLDAGRTWLTALQGQGARAYADEAALARGFRRGQVRAALVWRATALQWKKDGLALDSAVPREGLIPLLYQAAPVAAGPDRACAAGYLDALLDPKVQQAFAARLYLAPATDDAALPPETQAAAFAPAEIERVVKRDMDALARAEADLNAFWSKTFHA; encoded by the coding sequence ATGGCCGCTTCGCGTGCTCGCCGTTCCTTCCTGACCACCGCCGCCGCGCTGGCGCCGGCCCTGCTGGGGCTGCCCCGCCTGGCGCGCGCGGCGGCGCAATGCGGCGCCGGGGTCGTGGTGGGAATGCCGGCGGGGCCGCGCCAGGCCTTGCTGCACGAAGTGCTCGATCCCTTGCTGGCGCCGGCCGGGCTGGTGCCCGCCTACCAGACGGCCAGCGCGCTGGCGCAAGGCACGCGCATCCGCGCCGAAATCGGCGCGCGGCGGCCCACGCTGGACCTGGTGGTGCTGCGCGACCGCGATCTTCACGCGATCCAGGCCGAAGGCGGCCTGGCGTCCGTCGACGCGCAGGCGGTGCCGCGCGGCGCGCATTTGCTGGCGCCCTTCAAGTCGTCGTCCGCCCTGGTCCATGCCTGGACCGGCCTGGTGCTGGTCTACGACAAGAGCAGGTTCAAGACGCCGCCGGACAGCCTGGCCGCGCTGGTGGAGCCCGCCACGCAGGACGCCGCGTCCCGGGACGCCGGCGTGAAGGACGGCGGCTCCGCGGCGTCCGCGGCCAAGGACCACGTCGGCCTGCTCGACGGCATGGCCGGCACGCTGGCCGTGGCCGGTTCGCTGGCGCTGGGCAAGGGCGCCGCGGACCTGGACGCGGGCCGGACCTGGCTGACCGCCCTGCAGGGACAGGGCGCCCGCGCCTATGCCGACGAGGCCGCGCTGGCGCGCGGGTTCCGGCGCGGCCAGGTGCGCGCCGCCCTGGTCTGGCGCGCCACCGCGCTGCAATGGAAGAAGGACGGCCTGGCGCTGGACTCGGCGGTGCCGCGCGAAGGACTGATCCCGCTGCTGTACCAGGCCGCCCCCGTCGCCGCCGGGCCCGACCGCGCCTGCGCCGCCGGCTATCTGGACGCCTTGCTCGATCCCAAGGTGCAGCAGGCCTTCGCCGCCCGCCTGTACCTGGCGCCCGCCACGGACGACGCGGCGCTGCCGCCGGAAACCCAGGCGGCGGCGTTCGCGCCAGCGGAGATCGAGCGGGTGGTCAAGCGCGACATGGATGCGCTGGCGCGCGCCGAAGCCGACCTGAATGCCTTCTGGAGCAAGACTTTCCATGCCTGA